A single genomic interval of Salinarchaeum sp. IM2453 harbors:
- a CDS encoding mechanosensitive ion channel family protein: protein MLSDAETLTELLIAAVVSLGGLVLAYIVISKGIEYLASYLPGTDPQTIRSVFRRPVVGTAFLFIVWVFLQPLPIPAQAQPVVTPGFWTVGVLLWLPGFLRAGRIGIKAAVKTEQLEQTVAPIVQNIWTIVILLSGAGVLMSIWGIEITPLLASAGVLGIVLGFAARETIANFLASLSLYADDTYQKGDFIEIESADITGYVNDISIRSTTLTTLDGDIVTIPNGQLNEEIITNLSTPQPTRRLHLPVGVSYEANPAEVKSVFHNVVEKEGLVLNQPEPRVHLREFGDSAVIFELLVWIDQPRKKRVIEDRLNTAIYDALAAADIDIPYPQRDVRISTADDSPGRDTDLVDNEEESD, encoded by the coding sequence GTGCTTTCCGATGCAGAAACGCTCACTGAACTTCTTATTGCCGCCGTTGTCAGCCTTGGCGGGCTTGTTTTGGCGTATATAGTCATCAGCAAAGGCATTGAATACCTCGCTTCATACCTACCAGGTACTGATCCACAAACAATCCGCTCGGTATTCCGACGGCCAGTTGTTGGCACGGCATTTCTTTTTATTGTTTGGGTGTTTCTCCAACCCCTTCCGATTCCAGCACAAGCTCAACCGGTTGTGACACCAGGTTTTTGGACAGTTGGTGTTCTTCTTTGGCTTCCCGGGTTTCTCCGTGCTGGACGCATTGGAATTAAAGCAGCCGTCAAAACGGAGCAACTTGAACAGACGGTAGCCCCTATCGTTCAAAACATTTGGACGATTGTGATCCTACTTTCCGGAGCTGGCGTACTCATGTCAATCTGGGGCATTGAAATCACACCACTGCTTGCTTCTGCAGGTGTCCTCGGCATTGTACTAGGATTTGCTGCCCGGGAAACAATTGCTAACTTTCTTGCAAGCTTATCTCTGTATGCTGATGATACCTACCAAAAGGGTGATTTTATTGAGATTGAAAGCGCCGATATTACGGGATATGTAAATGACATCAGTATACGAAGTACAACACTTACAACTCTTGATGGTGACATCGTTACCATTCCAAACGGACAACTAAACGAGGAGATTATTACAAACCTTTCAACTCCACAACCAACACGTCGATTACACTTACCAGTCGGTGTCTCGTATGAGGCAAATCCAGCTGAGGTAAAATCTGTTTTCCATAATGTTGTGGAAAAAGAAGGATTAGTTCTCAATCAACCAGAGCCTCGTGTACATCTTCGTGAGTTTGGTGACTCTGCAGTTATTTTCGAACTGCTCGTTTGGATCGACCAGCCTCGGAAAAAACGAGTTATTGAAGACAGGTTAAATACGGCAATTTATGACGCACTCGCAGCAGCTGACATCGACATTCCATATCCCCAGCGCGATGTTCGTATATCAACTGCTGATGACTCCCCGGGACGTGATACTGATCTTGTAGATAATGAGGAGGAGTCGGATTGA
- a CDS encoding MBL fold metallo-hydrolase → MTVEVQQIQLSNTSFEGNNNAYLLKTEEKTILIDTGDGTPETLNQLQNGILEYNTGISDIDHIFLTHWHDDHAGLAGEIQARSGASVHAHEKDLPLVEQRSETWKNMYETRMEYYDQWGMPEHKQQDLESFFRQTDLTMRSPDVTPIQDGDTFTFGSTTLRVVHIPGHTAGLCLFEVNNGADIAFTGDTLLPMYTPNVGGADLRVVQPLKQYLDGLGQIIDANYTRAWPGHRSPIDNPVTRATEIIEHHKDRTIRIINVLVNEGPCDAWTVSNHLFGKLENIHILHGPGEAYAHLDHLERTGAVHYEAGTYQLSSHVESLAESNQSSEIIDICF, encoded by the coding sequence ATGACAGTCGAGGTACAACAGATTCAGTTGTCAAATACATCGTTTGAAGGTAACAATAATGCATATCTTCTCAAGACGGAGGAAAAAACAATATTAATTGATACTGGTGATGGCACACCAGAAACCCTAAATCAACTCCAGAACGGGATTTTAGAGTACAATACCGGTATCTCTGATATTGATCATATTTTTCTTACACATTGGCACGATGATCATGCCGGATTAGCCGGCGAAATTCAGGCAAGGAGTGGTGCATCTGTACATGCACACGAGAAGGATCTCCCACTCGTTGAACAACGTTCCGAAACTTGGAAGAACATGTACGAAACCAGAATGGAGTACTATGACCAGTGGGGAATGCCTGAGCACAAGCAACAAGATCTTGAATCGTTCTTCAGACAAACCGATCTGACAATGCGGTCACCAGACGTGACGCCGATTCAAGATGGGGATACATTCACCTTTGGATCGACAACATTACGCGTAGTTCATATTCCTGGACACACAGCTGGACTGTGTCTATTTGAAGTCAATAATGGAGCGGACATTGCCTTTACCGGTGATACCCTATTGCCGATGTATACACCTAACGTTGGTGGGGCTGATCTTCGAGTTGTCCAACCGCTTAAACAATATCTTGACGGCCTTGGCCAGATAATTGACGCAAACTATACCCGTGCATGGCCTGGACATCGATCCCCGATTGATAATCCGGTAACCCGTGCGACAGAGATTATAGAACATCACAAAGACCGCACGATTAGAATAATCAACGTGCTTGTAAATGAAGGTCCTTGTGACGCCTGGACAGTTAGTAATCATCTTTTTGGAAAACTTGAGAATATACACATCCTCCACGGTCCCGGCGAGGCATATGCACATCTGGATCATTTGGAACGGACCGGTGCAGTACATTACGAAGCAGGCACATACCAGCTTTCATCACACGTTGAGTCATTAGCTGAGTCAAATCAGTCCAGTGAAATAATTGATATATGCTTCTGA
- a CDS encoding aldehyde ferredoxin oxidoreductase family protein has product MLHTTGDLLSIDVGACSTTDIDIDSLTSKYIGGRALATRLAHERIPFDADPMGPKNRLFFTTGPLQMSQMSFTGRMNCTGISPLTDGLLSSNAGGFLSRNFASTGYAAVELAGSSDELLVIHVRDDEVQFEPAHSLHGATVPETLEYLEAERDISPDQTTVIGPAGENAVRFASIMTSGERAFGRGGLGAVMGAKNVKAVTFAGDRAPSIEIPSIQQEIHREAATDDHIMKDQGTVSVMDLANEINGLPSYYFSEQSFDGVEEINGAAVADKKYKKGTCSTCAFACKLPTRDEETGIETEGPEFEVAMAHGSNSGVDEIVSVMKSNDLCDSYGLDAISAGNTIAAYLAAEDEFGNTDLIHRLLEKIAHREGIGDKLAEGIDRVHEDLGVENWSVKGLDFAAHEGRVLHGQGLSYAVANRGADHMYATFYSVEYPLASEHKAMDPEGTLGKASRLVRRENLMAVNDSGVLCKFARDYMTPDRYEELFACEFDTLLNVGAKTVTLERHFNNQRGFDASDDRLPYDLPDLNEAINEYYTERGWNAGVVPDSQLPADL; this is encoded by the coding sequence ATGCTACACACTACTGGTGACCTCCTTTCTATCGATGTCGGGGCTTGTTCAACGACGGATATTGATATCGACTCACTTACCTCCAAGTATATCGGTGGTAGAGCGCTTGCAACTCGATTAGCCCACGAACGAATTCCGTTTGATGCGGATCCGATGGGACCAAAGAATCGACTTTTCTTCACGACCGGTCCACTGCAGATGTCACAGATGAGCTTTACTGGACGGATGAATTGCACTGGTATATCTCCTCTTACTGATGGTCTGTTATCTAGCAACGCTGGTGGATTCTTATCTCGTAACTTTGCTAGTACGGGTTACGCTGCAGTTGAGTTAGCTGGCAGTAGTGATGAACTTCTTGTTATTCACGTTCGAGATGATGAGGTCCAATTTGAGCCAGCCCATAGCCTCCATGGTGCAACCGTTCCTGAGACACTCGAATATCTTGAAGCAGAACGGGATATTTCACCTGATCAAACGACAGTTATCGGGCCAGCTGGTGAGAATGCCGTTCGATTTGCTTCAATTATGACATCTGGTGAGCGAGCCTTTGGACGAGGAGGTCTCGGTGCTGTTATGGGTGCAAAAAATGTGAAGGCGGTCACCTTTGCTGGCGACCGTGCTCCATCAATTGAGATCCCATCAATCCAACAGGAGATCCACAGAGAAGCAGCAACTGACGACCATATTATGAAAGACCAGGGGACTGTCTCAGTTATGGACCTAGCTAATGAGATCAATGGTCTTCCGTCATACTACTTTTCAGAACAATCCTTTGATGGAGTCGAAGAAATCAACGGTGCCGCAGTCGCAGACAAAAAGTACAAAAAAGGAACCTGCTCAACGTGTGCTTTTGCATGTAAACTCCCAACGCGTGATGAAGAAACTGGCATTGAGACAGAGGGACCGGAATTTGAGGTGGCAATGGCACACGGGTCAAACTCGGGCGTCGATGAAATTGTTTCAGTAATGAAATCAAATGACCTTTGCGATTCCTATGGGCTTGATGCCATCTCTGCAGGCAACACGATTGCTGCTTACCTTGCCGCTGAAGACGAATTCGGCAACACTGACTTAATTCATCGGTTACTTGAAAAAATCGCCCACAGAGAAGGAATTGGTGATAAATTAGCTGAGGGAATTGATCGAGTCCACGAGGACCTTGGCGTTGAGAACTGGTCCGTAAAAGGTCTTGATTTTGCTGCACATGAAGGGCGAGTATTACATGGCCAAGGACTTTCCTATGCGGTTGCTAACAGAGGTGCTGATCACATGTATGCAACGTTTTATTCTGTTGAGTATCCACTTGCTTCAGAACACAAAGCAATGGATCCAGAAGGAACTCTTGGTAAAGCATCCCGACTTGTCCGTAGAGAGAATTTGATGGCTGTCAACGACTCAGGTGTTCTTTGTAAATTCGCCCGTGATTACATGACTCCAGACCGGTATGAAGAACTGTTTGCGTGTGAGTTCGACACACTTCTCAATGTTGGCGCGAAGACGGTCACCCTCGAACGGCATTTCAACAATCAGCGCGGGTTCGATGCTAGTGATGACCGTCTTCCATATGACCTCCCTGATTTAAACGAAGCCATCAATGAGTACTATACAGAACGCGGATGGAATGCTGGAGTTGTTCCGGATAGCCAGTTACCGGCTGATCTGTAG
- a CDS encoding magnesium transporter, which translates to MDPRQEMWRIYRESLPILIIALGGGLFAGLVLEELLDSVARFPGLLVMVPVFLATRGNVYGALGGRISSGLHQGLIKPKLEWNDRLVNAVIASFINGIGISIVIGVISWGALEILGREAAALYEFVGIMLIAGVLTSVVMIIGLLVLIFAGYRLGYDPDNLVGPIVTTLGDIFGMLFLLLAVFTIEVIV; encoded by the coding sequence ATGGATCCACGTCAAGAGATGTGGCGGATCTATCGAGAGTCATTACCAATATTAATTATTGCCCTTGGAGGTGGATTATTTGCTGGGTTGGTCTTAGAAGAGTTACTCGACAGCGTGGCACGGTTTCCGGGGTTGTTGGTGATGGTTCCAGTGTTTTTAGCGACACGTGGAAATGTGTATGGTGCACTTGGCGGGCGAATTTCAAGTGGGCTGCATCAGGGACTGATCAAACCGAAGTTGGAGTGGAATGACCGACTAGTAAATGCAGTAATTGCATCATTTATTAATGGAATTGGAATCTCAATTGTAATTGGAGTAATTTCTTGGGGTGCCCTAGAGATATTAGGACGAGAAGCTGCTGCTCTATACGAGTTTGTGGGGATTATGCTCATCGCTGGAGTACTAACGTCAGTTGTGATGATTATCGGACTACTCGTGCTAATTTTTGCAGGGTATCGACTCGGATACGACCCAGACAATCTTGTCGGTCCAATTGTGACAACACTGGGAGATATCTTTGGAATGTTATTTTTGCTGCTTGCCGTATTTACAATTGAGGTGATTGTCTGA
- a CDS encoding magnesium transporter, giving the protein MVVPQGSLGSWKTRRIVGNMFPLLIVLSIIVLWAGITLDDAEEMLEEFAILAVMVPTMVDMGGNLGAILSSRLSTRVHLGTANFDPRDKILQANIIAILGLAGTVFTALAIGAWIIGQVIGSTLTLVELLIIALVSGYAVAVIAVIFSISATYVSFKLGIDPDDTTIPIVTNIVDVFGMVIFIFVAGYVVGFI; this is encoded by the coding sequence ATGGTAGTCCCTCAGGGATCGCTTGGATCCTGGAAAACGCGCCGGATCGTCGGGAACATGTTTCCGTTACTGATCGTTCTCTCAATCATTGTTTTATGGGCTGGGATTACCCTTGACGACGCGGAGGAAATGCTGGAGGAGTTTGCAATTCTTGCTGTAATGGTTCCAACGATGGTGGACATGGGAGGTAATCTTGGGGCGATTCTTTCATCTAGATTATCAACACGAGTACATCTAGGAACGGCGAATTTTGATCCTCGGGATAAAATTCTCCAAGCAAATATTATAGCTATACTAGGACTTGCTGGCACAGTATTTACTGCGCTAGCGATCGGGGCATGGATAATTGGTCAGGTAATTGGATCTACGCTAACGCTTGTAGAATTACTAATTATTGCACTTGTAAGTGGATATGCGGTTGCAGTTATCGCCGTAATATTTAGTATCTCAGCGACATACGTATCATTTAAGCTCGGTATTGATCCAGATGATACTACGATCCCGATTGTGACAAATATCGTAGATGTGTTTGGGATGGTGATCTTTATTTTCGTTGCTGGGTATGTTGTTGGGTTTATATGA
- a CDS encoding potassium channel family protein, whose product MDSFKGEISISDIEYEPISVKDLLVQMKNTAELMIDLSYTSVLYQNEELANEVLRLEERMDILELRAQMSLLMAARNPTDAEQLAPVLGIVAATDQISDAAGDIAKVVLEDVRLPEAMRSSLPEALELLVKGVVTSDSTYANQALDSIDLESQTGVRVIAIRRENEWILNPGPQTRIGVDDVVFLRGPRPTIDEVYEKLTGEAYTSPVSEQPQIDDLERAVDTIVHMKNLSELSVDLAYSSVLFDDKDLAQEVRNLEVEVDALESRLEAWVLQAASDANDPVSLRGLIHLSTSTEVISDAAIDISEGVLRDITTHPVVRLAVQESDEVITRIQVDAGSELDGTRILDGVPDKDISMSVIAIRRDDDWILAPETELTIQANDILIAKGTQRAAEVFRNYS is encoded by the coding sequence ATGGATTCATTTAAGGGGGAAATATCAATATCGGACATCGAGTACGAGCCAATTAGTGTTAAAGACCTCCTCGTTCAGATGAAAAATACCGCCGAGTTAATGATTGATCTTTCTTATACTTCCGTCTTATACCAGAATGAGGAACTAGCAAATGAAGTACTTCGACTTGAGGAGCGAATGGATATTCTGGAGCTCAGAGCCCAGATGAGTCTTTTAATGGCTGCGCGAAATCCAACTGACGCAGAACAGCTTGCTCCCGTTCTTGGGATCGTTGCTGCAACAGACCAAATCAGCGATGCTGCCGGTGATATTGCTAAGGTTGTTCTTGAAGATGTAAGGCTTCCAGAAGCAATGCGTAGCTCTCTTCCAGAGGCACTAGAATTACTTGTAAAAGGTGTTGTTACATCTGATTCAACATATGCTAATCAAGCTCTTGACAGTATCGACCTAGAATCACAGACAGGTGTTCGAGTAATTGCTATTCGACGCGAAAATGAGTGGATTCTAAACCCAGGTCCACAGACCAGAATCGGTGTTGACGATGTTGTATTTCTTCGTGGCCCCAGGCCGACAATCGATGAAGTATATGAGAAACTAACTGGGGAAGCCTATACATCTCCTGTTTCTGAGCAACCACAAATTGATGACCTTGAGCGAGCGGTTGACACGATCGTCCATATGAAAAATCTTTCTGAGTTATCGGTAGACCTTGCTTATAGCAGCGTCTTATTTGATGATAAGGACCTTGCACAGGAAGTTCGGAATCTTGAGGTCGAAGTTGATGCACTTGAATCGCGGCTGGAGGCGTGGGTCCTTCAGGCGGCTAGTGATGCTAATGATCCCGTTTCTCTTCGCGGGTTGATCCATCTTAGCACAAGCACTGAGGTTATCAGCGATGCAGCGATTGACATTAGTGAAGGTGTTTTACGGGACATCACGACTCATCCAGTCGTACGATTAGCCGTACAGGAGAGTGATGAAGTAATTACTCGTATCCAAGTCGACGCAGGAAGCGAGTTGGATGGCACCCGTATCCTTGATGGCGTTCCTGATAAAGACATCTCAATGTCAGTTATTGCAATTCGACGAGATGATGACTGGATCCTTGCTCCTGAAACGGAACTTACGATTCAAGCAAATGATATTCTTATTGCCAAGGGCACACAGCGTGCTGCTGAGGTATTCCGCAATTATTCATAG
- a CDS encoding Nramp family divalent metal transporter yields the protein MATDPEFPTDRPSQSSDEPVPPEEYSESEKIDYDVTPPKTDYKSLFKHFGPGILLMMTGVGTSHIITIPTAGGRFAWALLWAIPLAYAFKWYGFRMAYRFTYATGKSIMDAMNATKRKWALWYVLLVFGVQMLIGQAGRLIAAAAVLYFAFTTPGFVDLPMWVYATGIGGISVGIILSGKYRLVEWVVKIIMVVVVIAFVLVYFVNPPPADAYVNFFVIDVPPEAWLVFAASIGLLPTGIDVSLQASEWGLAKKKGLPRLRRRLEQEGAAKDIDKFNGSTDVSDFTVDYDQLSDRTREYCYRWFRIGVRDFDFSNVVSLILAIIIMSLSVVWMYPSDVEGEAAIGEIAAIFTESVGSWMMALFLLGAFGITFSTQFNYFDGRPRVISAACRNLFPRVSKWSGVENSPDGASRVWYSELNIWRISMMLSFVGAVAIIAGVPEPVFVVLVASALAAVIAPIIFFFNFWFCLKAIPEDSEFYPAQWEIYFTWISLIVFTFLIILSLLAMFDLIGWIIPNA from the coding sequence ATGGCTACAGATCCTGAATTTCCAACTGACCGTCCAAGTCAAAGCAGCGATGAGCCTGTTCCTCCCGAGGAGTATAGTGAGAGTGAGAAAATTGACTATGATGTCACACCTCCAAAAACGGATTATAAATCATTATTCAAGCACTTTGGACCCGGTATTTTACTGATGATGACTGGCGTGGGAACAAGCCACATTATTACTATACCCACCGCTGGTGGTCGATTCGCATGGGCTCTTCTATGGGCAATTCCGCTAGCCTATGCATTCAAGTGGTACGGTTTTCGGATGGCATACCGTTTCACGTATGCAACCGGAAAAAGCATCATGGATGCGATGAATGCAACGAAGCGTAAGTGGGCTTTGTGGTATGTTTTGTTAGTGTTTGGTGTACAAATGTTAATTGGCCAAGCAGGACGGTTGATTGCTGCAGCTGCTGTACTTTATTTTGCCTTTACAACGCCCGGATTTGTCGATCTGCCAATGTGGGTGTATGCTACAGGGATCGGCGGGATTAGCGTTGGTATTATTCTATCGGGTAAGTACCGCCTTGTTGAGTGGGTTGTCAAGATAATAATGGTGGTCGTTGTCATTGCGTTTGTGCTTGTCTACTTTGTCAACCCGCCTCCAGCTGATGCGTATGTTAATTTCTTCGTGATCGATGTGCCTCCTGAAGCATGGCTTGTCTTCGCTGCAAGCATCGGGCTTCTCCCAACCGGAATTGACGTCTCATTACAAGCATCTGAGTGGGGCTTAGCGAAAAAGAAAGGTCTACCTCGCCTGCGTCGCCGTCTTGAACAGGAGGGAGCAGCAAAAGATATCGATAAATTCAACGGTTCAACTGATGTCAGTGATTTCACCGTTGATTACGATCAGCTTTCTGACCGAACACGCGAATACTGCTACCGATGGTTCAGAATCGGCGTCCGTGACTTTGACTTTAGTAATGTTGTTTCGCTTATACTCGCCATAATTATTATGTCCCTATCGGTTGTTTGGATGTATCCGTCAGATGTTGAAGGAGAAGCTGCGATTGGAGAGATAGCTGCTATTTTTACTGAATCCGTTGGATCATGGATGATGGCTCTCTTCCTTCTCGGCGCGTTTGGAATTACATTCTCTACACAGTTCAACTATTTCGATGGTCGTCCACGAGTTATCTCTGCCGCTTGTCGAAACCTGTTCCCTAGAGTATCTAAATGGTCTGGAGTCGAGAACTCACCAGACGGAGCATCACGCGTCTGGTATTCTGAGTTGAATATCTGGCGTATTTCAATGATGTTGTCCTTTGTTGGTGCCGTTGCAATCATCGCTGGTGTTCCTGAACCCGTATTTGTTGTCTTGGTTGCCTCAGCACTTGCAGCCGTGATTGCACCAATTATCTTCTTCTTTAACTTCTGGTTCTGCCTGAAAGCAATCCCGGAAGACAGTGAGTTTTATCCAGCACAATGGGAGATTTACTTCACGTGGATCAGCCTCATTGTATTTACCTTCTTGATCATTCTTTCACTGCTAGCAATGTTCGATTTGATCGGTTGGATCATCCCAAATGCATAA
- a CDS encoding type II glyceraldehyde-3-phosphate dehydrogenase, which translates to MINVGVNGYGTIGKRVADAVAAMPDMSLVGISKASAGHTADAAHSRGYDIYPPDGRQEDFAQSGINTAGVVDDMIKQSDVVVDTTPAGMGAEYRPIYEEHDTPAIFQGGEPSEVAPVSFTARANYNEAIGEDYVRIVSCNTTGLNRLFAPLLEEYGIERALVTLVRCRGEHAVISADPVNPPSHHGPDALEVLPEIGDIQTMGMRVPTVRHHFHTVNVELEDPPSESDIIEFLSSESRLHLIDEDLDMNSGWDLQEFALDRGRDRMNLYQNQIFEGSVTVEGNQLYLFQSIHRESDVIPENIDAIRAITEGIDKEESIARTNEVLEVGGF; encoded by the coding sequence ATGATTAATGTAGGTGTAAACGGATACGGAACAATTGGAAAACGAGTCGCTGACGCTGTTGCAGCCATGCCGGACATGTCTCTTGTCGGGATCAGCAAAGCGAGTGCTGGCCACACAGCAGATGCAGCCCACTCACGTGGTTACGATATCTATCCTCCGGATGGACGACAAGAAGATTTTGCACAAAGCGGAATTAACACGGCAGGGGTTGTCGACGATATGATTAAACAAAGCGATGTTGTTGTCGACACCACCCCGGCTGGAATGGGTGCTGAATATCGGCCCATTTATGAGGAGCACGATACACCTGCAATCTTTCAAGGTGGAGAACCCTCTGAGGTCGCCCCAGTAAGCTTCACTGCTCGGGCAAATTATAATGAGGCAATTGGAGAAGACTATGTTCGAATTGTATCTTGTAATACTACTGGGCTAAACCGCCTCTTTGCTCCATTGCTTGAAGAATATGGGATTGAACGGGCACTTGTCACGCTTGTCAGGTGCCGAGGCGAACATGCTGTGATTTCTGCTGATCCGGTTAATCCCCCATCTCACCACGGTCCAGATGCGCTTGAAGTGCTTCCTGAGATCGGCGACATCCAAACGATGGGAATGCGGGTCCCAACAGTTCGCCATCACTTCCATACAGTCAATGTTGAGCTTGAGGATCCTCCGTCTGAGTCTGACATAATTGAGTTTCTCTCTTCAGAATCACGACTTCATCTTATCGATGAAGACTTAGACATGAACTCTGGATGGGACTTACAGGAATTCGCTCTGGACCGGGGGCGCGATCGTATGAATCTCTATCAGAACCAGATATTTGAGGGCTCAGTTACTGTTGAAGGGAATCAATTATACCTGTTCCAGTCAATTCATCGTGAGAGCGATGTCATACCAGAGAACATCGATGCAATCCGAGCGATAACCGAAGGAATCGACAAAGAAGAGAGTATTGCACGCACCAACGAAGTGCTTGAAGTCGGAGGGTTCTAA
- a CDS encoding universal stress protein, protein MSADDAHALIAVDDSDPCQAAVRFALDNFWGSKITLLHVVAPGIPVTQTRVYQEAAEQEEIEDHLAEFKQQFNDAGFDAKYEFAEGTPHNTIVEFAMDNDIDHIFIGSHGRKGIDRVLLGSVAEKVIRRSAVPVTVIR, encoded by the coding sequence ATGTCAGCAGATGATGCCCATGCGTTGATCGCAGTGGACGACTCAGACCCCTGTCAAGCAGCAGTCAGGTTTGCACTGGATAATTTTTGGGGATCAAAAATTACTCTACTACATGTGGTCGCACCGGGAATTCCAGTTACACAGACCCGCGTATATCAGGAGGCAGCCGAACAGGAAGAAATCGAAGACCACCTTGCTGAATTTAAACAGCAGTTCAACGATGCCGGATTTGATGCCAAATACGAGTTTGCCGAAGGCACACCACACAACACAATTGTAGAGTTCGCAATGGACAACGACATCGATCATATATTTATCGGAAGTCACGGTCGTAAAGGAATTGACCGAGTGCTGCTCGGAAGTGTGGCGGAAAAAGTTATTCGTCGATCAGCTGTTCCAGTTACAGTCATTCGCTAA
- a CDS encoding dihydrodipicolinate synthase family protein yields MRGTGVPITTPFDSSGDIHETKLVDVADWLMESGVDFLVPTGSTSEAELLTAEERHQVTKIVAETSSVPVLAGAGHPGRKETLQQISKAVSAGADAVLIVTPFYYEHSQSDLITYYRSIADASSLPVYLYNVPVYTDTSLTPSTVQTLSNHRNIHGIKDSSGDLQQLKRIITLTNDSFDVLVGSGGIYADALLNGADGGILALANIAPELTTAIYTAVSNDNVQKAIGLNRQAAALNHAITRQHGVAGLKHAMQYRGIDAGGIRSPHTSVTERDGKEIQDILDQTPMIK; encoded by the coding sequence ATGCGTGGCACAGGTGTACCGATCACGACTCCATTCGACTCATCTGGAGATATACACGAAACAAAGCTTGTTGATGTTGCTGACTGGTTAATGGAGAGCGGCGTTGATTTTCTTGTTCCTACCGGATCGACGAGTGAAGCTGAACTCCTTACAGCAGAAGAACGCCATCAGGTTACAAAGATTGTTGCCGAGACTTCATCTGTTCCTGTTCTCGCTGGCGCTGGTCATCCCGGTAGAAAGGAAACACTACAGCAGATATCAAAAGCCGTGAGTGCTGGAGCAGATGCTGTTCTGATTGTTACTCCTTTTTATTATGAGCATTCTCAATCTGATCTCATTACTTACTATCGATCGATTGCGGATGCCTCCTCTCTTCCTGTCTATCTATATAATGTTCCAGTCTATACTGACACCTCGCTCACTCCCTCTACAGTTCAGACTCTATCAAATCATAGGAATATCCACGGAATCAAAGACTCAAGCGGTGACCTTCAGCAACTAAAGCGAATTATCACCTTGACTAATGATTCATTTGATGTTCTTGTTGGGAGTGGCGGAATCTATGCTGATGCTCTTCTCAACGGAGCAGATGGGGGGATTCTTGCCCTTGCCAATATAGCTCCTGAACTCACAACGGCGATTTACACAGCTGTATCAAATGATAATGTTCAAAAAGCGATTGGCTTGAATAGACAAGCAGCGGCGTTAAATCACGCAATCACACGTCAACACGGAGTTGCTGGACTGAAACACGCCATGCAATATCGAGGCATAGACGCCGGTGGTATTCGGTCGCCACATACTTCGGTTACCGAGCGTGATGGAAAAGAGATACAAGATATCTTAGACCAGACTCCTATGATAAAATGA